From the Chitinolyticbacter meiyuanensis genome, one window contains:
- a CDS encoding DUF1488 domain-containing protein, with protein MNIHFASGGRFDFDRNGVLFMALADGRPVQCLVSEEALRDHFDALGGADDHEHAFEVNQEAICAVAESKILRGYPEPVTLTSSDF; from the coding sequence ATGAATATCCACTTTGCCTCCGGCGGCCGATTCGACTTTGATCGAAATGGTGTGCTCTTTATGGCGCTCGCAGATGGGCGCCCAGTGCAGTGTTTGGTGTCTGAAGAAGCGTTGCGGGATCACTTTGATGCCCTAGGGGGCGCAGATGACCATGAGCATGCGTTTGAGGTAAACCAAGAGGCCATCTGCGCCGTCGCCGAAAGCAAGATCCTTCGAGGCTATCCTGAGCCGGTCACATTGACGTCGTCGGACTTCTAG
- a CDS encoding GGDEF domain-containing protein: MAATSGFQANVIDWNVKFIKGPYVCGAHNIDSKGMIRMSYETVHVIGSTVYFVFLLLFLWVSRVPRTNPGAGWWAAAMLFALCARLSFIVLLHHDSPFTVSVYSALNIVEKLCLVMGLVRFFNVSTSTRWLWFALIVVEVWILLIGLGGFDPMFRSAAVAIFNAGILSFAAWVAFHKRAELSPRLMLVTALSSGLLALHWATASVIIELEPSWFRHGFMLGTVLVLAQYFSLLAAILLNFQNRLLEAESKALDMAFQDPLTGLSNQRYMTALFEKALLLANRPHQLAAIFYIDLDNFKPINDRAGHHVGDEVLKIVAGRLRQCTRSTDICARVGGDEFVAICTQLDDANSAHDIAKKLLHSLTDAITVEGKDYRVGASIGVSLYPWHGNSLPTLLEYADQAMYQMKKCGKNGYCMHSDSPLVEEPARPD, translated from the coding sequence TTGGCTGCAACTTCTGGTTTTCAGGCGAACGTCATAGACTGGAACGTGAAGTTTATAAAAGGCCCGTATGTTTGCGGCGCCCACAACATCGATTCGAAGGGGATGATCCGCATGTCCTATGAGACGGTCCACGTCATCGGCTCCACGGTGTACTTCGTGTTCCTGCTACTGTTTCTGTGGGTGAGCCGCGTACCGCGGACCAACCCCGGGGCGGGCTGGTGGGCCGCTGCCATGCTGTTCGCCCTTTGTGCTCGCTTGTCCTTCATCGTCTTGCTCCACCACGACAGCCCATTTACGGTCTCGGTCTACAGCGCCCTGAACATCGTGGAGAAGCTGTGCTTGGTCATGGGGCTGGTTCGGTTTTTCAATGTCAGCACATCCACTCGCTGGCTCTGGTTTGCCCTGATCGTGGTCGAGGTGTGGATACTCCTGATCGGCTTGGGTGGCTTCGACCCGATGTTCCGCAGCGCTGCAGTGGCAATCTTCAATGCGGGCATATTGTCCTTTGCAGCGTGGGTCGCCTTCCACAAGCGTGCTGAACTCAGCCCCAGGTTGATGCTGGTGACCGCGCTCTCGAGCGGCCTGCTGGCGCTGCACTGGGCAACTGCATCGGTGATTATCGAGCTGGAACCGAGCTGGTTCCGGCATGGGTTCATGCTGGGCACCGTGCTGGTATTGGCACAGTACTTTTCGTTGCTGGCCGCCATTCTTCTGAACTTCCAGAATCGCCTGCTGGAGGCGGAATCCAAGGCCCTGGATATGGCGTTCCAGGATCCACTGACAGGACTCAGCAACCAGCGCTACATGACGGCTTTATTCGAAAAAGCATTGTTGCTGGCGAATCGCCCGCATCAACTTGCTGCCATTTTTTACATCGATCTCGATAACTTCAAGCCGATCAATGACCGTGCTGGCCACCATGTCGGCGATGAAGTGCTCAAAATTGTCGCCGGCCGACTGAGGCAGTGCACACGAAGCACCGACATCTGCGCCAGGGTGGGGGGTGATGAGTTCGTCGCGATCTGCACGCAATTGGACGATGCCAATAGCGCCCATGACATCGCCAAAAAGCTGCTACACAGCCTCACCGATGCGATCACCGTGGAAGGTAAGGACTACCGCGTTGGTGCCAGCATTGGTGTGAGCCTCTACCCTTGGCATGGCAACTCGTTGCCCACCCTGTTGGAGTACGCAGACCAGGCGATGTACCAAATGAAGAAGTGCGGAAAGAACGGCTACTGCATGCACAGCGACTCGCCGTTGGTGGAAGAACCGGCTCGACCCGATTGA
- a CDS encoding voltage-gated chloride channel family protein codes for MRKSLPELLDLLSHLGKWLVISCGVALLAGAAAALFLSALDGATNWREAHRWVIWLLPIAGLGVGLVYLWFGQQVDGGNNLIIDEIHDPKQVVPLRMAPLVLGATVVSHLFGASVGREGTAVQMGAALADQLTRLFRLKPDDRRVVLMTGMSAGFAAVFGTPLAGAVFGLEVLTVGRMRSEALLPCLVAALLADQVTLAFGIRHTHYLVPEVVPISLLSLGAVLVAGMAFGLVGAAFAKATHALSAAMKRHISHAPLRPLLGGIVIAFAVWSFDAYRYTGLGIPDIVHAFEAPMDSWDFLCKLAFTAMSIGSGFKGGEVTPLFYIGATLGNVLAPLLHLPLAQLAAIGFVAVFAGAANTPLATTLMAMELFGVEIGPLAAVGCVTAYLFSGHMGIYHAQRRASSKHWTRSSRTQAQRDSR; via the coding sequence ATGCGTAAATCCCTTCCCGAATTGCTCGACCTGCTATCCCATCTGGGGAAATGGCTGGTCATTTCTTGTGGCGTCGCCCTGCTGGCCGGTGCGGCAGCTGCGCTATTTCTGTCTGCGCTAGATGGCGCCACCAACTGGCGAGAAGCGCATCGTTGGGTTATCTGGTTGCTCCCGATCGCAGGCCTGGGTGTGGGCCTGGTCTATCTGTGGTTCGGTCAGCAAGTTGATGGCGGCAATAACCTGATCATCGATGAGATCCACGATCCCAAGCAGGTCGTTCCTCTGCGTATGGCACCCTTGGTACTTGGCGCAACCGTCGTGTCTCACCTGTTTGGCGCCTCTGTCGGCCGCGAGGGTACGGCAGTACAGATGGGCGCCGCTTTAGCTGACCAACTGACTCGCCTGTTCCGCCTCAAGCCAGATGACCGGCGTGTTGTGCTGATGACAGGCATGAGCGCTGGTTTTGCCGCCGTATTCGGCACCCCGTTGGCTGGAGCAGTATTCGGCCTCGAGGTGTTGACGGTCGGCCGCATGCGCTCCGAAGCACTGTTGCCCTGCCTTGTTGCGGCGCTCCTGGCAGACCAAGTGACGTTGGCCTTCGGCATCCGGCACACCCATTACCTTGTTCCGGAAGTGGTCCCCATCAGCTTGTTGAGCTTGGGCGCAGTGTTGGTTGCGGGAATGGCATTTGGCTTGGTGGGCGCCGCATTTGCCAAAGCAACCCATGCGCTCAGCGCGGCCATGAAGCGGCACATTTCGCACGCACCGTTGCGACCGTTGCTCGGTGGGATCGTCATCGCGTTCGCTGTCTGGTCGTTCGATGCCTACCGCTACACCGGGTTGGGTATTCCGGACATCGTGCATGCCTTTGAGGCGCCCATGGATAGCTGGGACTTTTTATGCAAGCTGGCATTCACCGCCATGTCGATCGGTAGCGGGTTCAAAGGCGGCGAGGTGACACCGCTGTTCTACATCGGAGCGACACTGGGCAACGTCCTGGCCCCGTTGCTGCACCTGCCGCTCGCGCAGCTTGCCGCCATTGGCTTTGTTGCCGTATTCGCCGGCGCCGCAAACACGCCGCTGGCTACCACCCTGATGGCCATGGAGTTGTTTGGCGTGGAAATCGGCCCGCTCGCGGCAGTAGGCTGCGTCACGGCCTATTTGTTTTCGGGGCATATGGGGATTTACCACGCGCAGCGCAGGGCAAGCAGCAAGCACTGGACTCGGTCCAGCCGAACCCAGGCGCAGCGGGATTCTCGTTAA
- a CDS encoding methyl-accepting chemotaxis protein, with product MFERMTVLGRLTCLIATLLVATLVVGLIGLKDLRDANQAMSTVYHDRVVPLKGLKAISDMYAVNIVDASHKARAGTMSWATASGAVAEAESTIKRELDAYLATHLVPDETRVVDQLRPLLKEADKAVEQLKGILKAEDATALDHFVTQELYPRFDPVTAQFGALTQVQLTVAEREYEASQQRYQQALLLTISVLIITVVLAGILGWCITRSLLKQLGGEPTDAALILQRVADGDLTVTVPVKPGDSSSMLFSIRQMVGKLTGVVGDISSSATALASASEQIASSAQALSQNASEQAASVEQTSASVEEIAATVAQNADNARTTNSMATQSAGDASEGGEAVKQTVAAMRQIAGRIGIIDDIAYQTNLLALNAAIEAARAGDHGKGFAVVAAEVRKLAVRSQSAAQEISEVAGSSVNLAARAGGLLDRMVPDIVKTADLVREITTASNEQTTGLDQINTAVSQLAQTTQMNASASEELSSTAEEMSSQAVQLQNMIGFFRISSSVRN from the coding sequence ATGTTCGAACGAATGACGGTCTTGGGCCGATTGACCTGCCTGATCGCAACGCTGCTTGTCGCCACATTGGTCGTCGGCTTGATCGGCCTGAAGGACCTGCGCGATGCGAATCAAGCGATGAGCACCGTCTACCATGATCGCGTCGTTCCCCTGAAGGGACTCAAGGCGATCTCCGATATGTACGCGGTAAATATTGTCGACGCGTCACACAAGGCGCGCGCAGGCACCATGAGTTGGGCTACAGCTTCAGGGGCCGTCGCCGAGGCGGAAAGTACCATCAAGCGAGAGCTCGATGCCTATCTGGCCACGCATCTAGTGCCGGATGAAACCCGCGTCGTGGATCAGTTGCGGCCATTGCTCAAGGAAGCCGACAAAGCCGTCGAGCAGCTCAAGGGCATTCTGAAGGCCGAGGATGCGACTGCCCTGGATCACTTCGTGACGCAAGAGTTGTATCCGCGCTTCGATCCAGTGACAGCGCAGTTTGGTGCGCTCACCCAGGTCCAGCTGACCGTAGCAGAACGTGAGTATGAAGCATCCCAACAGCGCTATCAGCAAGCCCTGTTGCTGACGATCTCAGTGCTCATCATCACCGTCGTGCTAGCCGGGATACTGGGCTGGTGCATTACGCGCAGTCTGCTGAAACAGCTTGGCGGCGAACCCACCGACGCCGCGCTGATCCTGCAGCGCGTAGCGGACGGCGATCTGACCGTGACTGTCCCGGTCAAGCCTGGCGACAGTAGCTCTATGTTGTTCAGTATTCGGCAGATGGTCGGGAAGCTCACCGGGGTCGTGGGCGACATTTCCAGCTCAGCTACTGCACTGGCTTCGGCATCCGAGCAGATTGCCTCATCCGCACAGGCCTTGTCCCAAAATGCCTCGGAACAGGCTGCAAGCGTCGAGCAAACCAGCGCCTCGGTGGAGGAAATCGCCGCGACCGTTGCCCAAAACGCCGACAACGCGCGCACAACGAACAGCATGGCCACACAAAGCGCTGGTGATGCGAGCGAGGGTGGCGAAGCCGTGAAACAAACGGTGGCTGCAATGCGGCAGATCGCCGGAAGGATCGGCATCATCGACGACATCGCCTACCAGACCAACCTGCTGGCGCTGAACGCTGCGATCGAAGCAGCCCGCGCGGGTGACCATGGCAAGGGCTTCGCTGTGGTCGCGGCCGAGGTCCGCAAGCTTGCGGTTCGTAGTCAGTCAGCCGCCCAGGAAATCAGCGAAGTAGCGGGCAGCAGTGTGAATCTCGCCGCCCGCGCCGGCGGCCTGCTCGACCGTATGGTTCCGGACATCGTGAAGACGGCGGATCTGGTTCGTGAGATCACCACGGCGAGCAACGAGCAGACGACAGGACTCGACCAGATCAATACGGCGGTGAGCCAACTCGCACAGACCACACAGATGAATGCGTCTGCTTCGGAAGAGCTGTCTTCCACTGCGGAAGAAATGAGCAGCCAAGCAGTACAGCTCCAGAACATGATCGGCTTTTTTCGTATATCGTCTAGCGTTCGAAATTGA
- a CDS encoding alkyl/aryl-sulfatase: MKSVAINLSHLSLAGLIAVAWSQAGAADYRFTPEQKSATKFTRDANQAVYQQLDFESKTAFDDSRRNLIAPLLNDGNIEGGVFDATGLNFMQGKTAPDSVNPSLWRHAQLANYGGLFKVTDHIYQVRGQDLSSLTIIETKTGVVFFDVEYSPIALTKSIELYEKHRGRKPLKGVIISHSHADHFGGYDGIIKSGLAKAEDFKSGKIPLIAPEGFIEEAVAENVTAGNIMARRSGYQYGNVLKPGEKGIITGSLGPALATDASSLAIPNKVITKDGEKVTIDGVDFVFYLAPHSEAPAEMVMYIPQWKALSMAEDVNHLQHNLYTLRGAQTRDASVWAKYIGEAVARWGQEVEVHFGPHTWPVWGNKNVVEYLKNQRDVYQSLFDTTLRYANYGYRPDDIAENAQLPKSVFNQWDNRPYYGHTRNNLKSTYVRNLGWYNGNPTELAKYPDAERGKRYVEAIGGKDKVLAAAVNAFNKGDYRFTVDLLNNIVAGDGSDKDVNYLMADAMEQLGYQEENSLYRNWYLGAAVELRTGGNVPNNLTTTSPEVIASLPPDLFINYLGMLVDQIKAEKAGNAVINLKLSGGAQFLLDLHNGVLNRVSKFQSPNADATLEISQADLLSFASGKATLDDLASSGKAKIDGNKAAVAKLDGIFALDLKNNMNLVLPLQPENRVK, translated from the coding sequence ATGAAAAGCGTAGCAATCAATCTTTCCCACTTGAGCCTGGCCGGGCTGATCGCGGTAGCTTGGAGTCAAGCTGGCGCTGCCGATTATCGGTTCACGCCGGAGCAAAAGAGTGCGACCAAGTTCACCCGCGATGCCAACCAAGCGGTTTACCAGCAACTCGATTTTGAGAGCAAAACTGCGTTCGACGATTCGCGCCGAAACCTAATTGCCCCGTTGCTGAACGATGGCAATATCGAAGGTGGTGTGTTCGATGCGACCGGCCTCAATTTTATGCAGGGTAAAACCGCACCTGATTCGGTGAATCCGAGCCTTTGGCGCCATGCCCAATTGGCCAACTATGGCGGCCTGTTCAAGGTAACTGACCATATTTACCAAGTACGAGGCCAGGATTTGTCGAGCCTGACCATCATCGAGACCAAGACTGGGGTTGTATTCTTCGACGTTGAATACAGCCCGATTGCTTTGACCAAGTCGATCGAACTCTACGAAAAACACCGTGGCCGTAAGCCGCTCAAGGGCGTCATCATCAGCCATAGCCATGCCGACCACTTCGGCGGATATGACGGAATTATCAAGTCCGGCTTGGCCAAGGCGGAAGACTTCAAGAGCGGAAAAATCCCGTTGATCGCTCCGGAAGGCTTTATCGAAGAGGCCGTGGCCGAAAATGTGACTGCCGGCAACATCATGGCACGTCGTTCAGGCTATCAGTACGGCAATGTCCTCAAGCCGGGCGAGAAAGGCATCATCACCGGATCGTTGGGGCCCGCACTCGCTACCGATGCCTCGTCGCTCGCCATTCCGAACAAGGTCATCACCAAAGATGGCGAGAAAGTCACGATCGATGGCGTCGATTTCGTGTTCTATCTGGCCCCGCATTCCGAAGCCCCGGCCGAGATGGTGATGTACATCCCGCAGTGGAAGGCGCTCTCGATGGCGGAGGATGTAAATCACCTGCAGCACAACTTGTACACCCTGCGCGGCGCGCAAACACGAGATGCCAGTGTCTGGGCGAAGTACATCGGCGAAGCCGTTGCGCGGTGGGGGCAGGAGGTGGAAGTGCACTTTGGTCCACACACGTGGCCGGTCTGGGGCAACAAGAACGTGGTGGAGTATCTGAAGAATCAGCGAGACGTCTATCAGTCGCTATTCGACACCACGCTACGTTATGCCAATTACGGCTACCGTCCTGACGATATCGCAGAGAATGCCCAGCTACCCAAGTCAGTCTTCAATCAGTGGGACAACCGGCCGTACTACGGGCATACCCGAAATAACTTGAAGTCGACCTATGTGAGGAACCTGGGTTGGTATAACGGCAATCCGACGGAGCTCGCGAAATACCCGGATGCGGAACGTGGCAAACGCTACGTTGAAGCCATTGGCGGGAAGGACAAGGTGTTGGCCGCGGCGGTGAACGCGTTCAACAAGGGTGACTACCGATTCACGGTCGACTTGCTGAATAACATCGTGGCTGGTGATGGCAGCGACAAGGACGTGAATTACCTGATGGCCGATGCGATGGAGCAGCTCGGTTACCAGGAGGAGAATTCGCTGTATCGCAACTGGTATCTCGGCGCGGCAGTGGAGTTGCGCACGGGTGGGAACGTGCCGAACAACCTGACTACCACGTCGCCCGAGGTCATCGCCAGCCTACCACCGGATCTGTTCATCAACTACCTGGGCATGCTGGTCGACCAGATCAAGGCGGAGAAGGCGGGCAACGCCGTAATTAATCTCAAGCTCTCGGGCGGGGCTCAGTTCCTTCTTGATCTGCATAACGGTGTGCTGAATCGAGTATCCAAGTTTCAGTCGCCAAATGCCGATGCGACTTTGGAAATCTCCCAAGCCGATCTGCTTAGTTTTGCCTCCGGCAAAGCCACGCTGGATGATCTTGCCAGCTCGGGCAAAGCGAAGATTGATGGCAATAAAGCCGCTGTTGCCAAGTTGGACGGCATCTTCGCCCTCGACTTGAAAAACAACATGAACCTGGTCTTGCCGCTGCAACCGGAAAACCGCGTCAAGTAA
- a CDS encoding H-NS histone family protein: MFTFLQYFVFRILNIQNNDLLCQKSSCHGARMAPVSPYRQFRSRIRELESEVERLRQRELHELISGMRSKIAEYGITPEQLFGADLSDLAQFRDPETGRSWNGFGRPPNWIRGKDREQFRIKRPGND, from the coding sequence ATGTTTACCTTTCTCCAGTATTTCGTTTTTCGGATATTAAACATCCAAAATAACGATCTACTCTGTCAGAAGTCGTCATGTCATGGTGCTCGTATGGCTCCGGTGTCCCCTTACCGCCAATTCAGGTCACGCATCCGGGAACTGGAGTCGGAAGTGGAGCGGCTTCGCCAACGCGAGCTTCATGAACTGATTTCAGGGATGCGCAGCAAGATCGCGGAGTACGGCATCACTCCCGAACAGCTGTTCGGGGCCGACCTCTCCGATTTGGCGCAATTTCGTGATCCCGAGACAGGGCGGTCCTGGAACGGCTTCGGTCGCCCACCGAACTGGATCCGCGGCAAGGACCGTGAGCAATTTCGGATCAAGCGTCCCGGCAATGATTGA
- a CDS encoding helix-turn-helix domain-containing protein: MSQVNLFQEHRYDGLDPTQAFDVVYGGHFEHRLLAAKGGKMRHRRLVLADTRLETGYYDFPVAAQGVMPKGVVCFGVLADGFEATRYNTSMIERDTLQIYPSGIDLLYHAAGQSRWINFVALESQLQEIALEETGRPLTLPKRDATSLRLIPGQHAKLVQLVDDAFAVAKAQQPGGLHAQLAEEVARALLQGFVSAIHTAVKVTSVAEAAAKRHFQLVLACERLARSTDSPAIDLDELSRRCGYTRRALELIFQRSVGMPPGRWFMNIRLNGALRDLLAPASTYGVADVAVKWGFRHLSRFAQQYQRTFGELPSQTLQRARA, translated from the coding sequence ATGAGCCAAGTGAACCTGTTTCAGGAGCATCGCTACGACGGACTCGATCCGACCCAGGCGTTCGATGTGGTGTACGGCGGCCATTTCGAGCACCGCTTGCTCGCAGCCAAAGGCGGCAAAATGAGGCACCGCCGCTTGGTGCTGGCAGACACGCGATTGGAGACGGGCTACTACGACTTTCCGGTGGCTGCACAAGGTGTCATGCCCAAAGGAGTGGTGTGCTTCGGTGTATTGGCCGACGGTTTTGAAGCCACCCGCTACAACACGTCGATGATCGAGCGGGATACGCTGCAGATTTATCCCTCGGGCATTGATTTGCTCTACCACGCTGCCGGTCAGTCGCGATGGATCAACTTCGTCGCACTGGAGTCGCAACTACAGGAGATCGCGCTGGAAGAGACAGGGCGCCCCCTCACGCTGCCCAAACGTGATGCAACGTCACTCCGCCTCATCCCCGGCCAGCATGCCAAGCTCGTGCAGCTTGTCGATGATGCATTCGCTGTCGCCAAGGCACAGCAACCTGGGGGCTTGCACGCGCAACTGGCTGAGGAGGTTGCGCGAGCCCTGCTTCAGGGCTTCGTGAGCGCCATACACACCGCCGTCAAAGTCACATCCGTGGCCGAGGCTGCGGCCAAGCGACACTTCCAGCTCGTTCTGGCGTGTGAGCGCCTGGCTCGATCGACGGACAGCCCTGCGATCGATTTGGACGAACTCTCACGCCGTTGCGGCTATACCCGACGCGCGCTGGAGCTGATCTTTCAGCGCAGTGTCGGCATGCCCCCTGGCCGTTGGTTCATGAACATCCGGCTGAATGGCGCGCTGCGTGACCTACTGGCTCCAGCTTCCACATACGGCGTGGCCGATGTCGCGGTGAAATGGGGCTTTCGCCACCTCTCCCGGTTTGCGCAGCAGTACCAGCGGACCTTCGGGGAGCTACCCAGCCAGACCTTGCAACGCGCACGCGCCTGA
- a CDS encoding chemotaxis protein CheW: protein MRQFLTFSLNDEPFAMPITQVREIIEFPGLTEIPMMPAFLRGVINVRGAVVPVIDLAVRFGRKETITTRRTCIIILEMEQPTGPLQLGMLVDAVNDVLDVDPGAIEPRPTFGAHIRADFIAGMIKRDERFVIALAIEQILSGDELAGLAALQESETA from the coding sequence ATGCGTCAATTCCTGACTTTCTCGCTGAATGACGAGCCGTTCGCCATGCCAATCACGCAGGTTCGCGAGATCATCGAATTCCCTGGATTGACTGAAATTCCCATGATGCCGGCGTTCTTGAGAGGCGTGATCAACGTTCGCGGCGCAGTAGTTCCAGTCATTGACCTGGCAGTGCGCTTTGGCCGAAAGGAAACGATCACCACACGCAGAACGTGCATCATCATTCTTGAGATGGAACAGCCAACTGGTCCCTTGCAGCTGGGCATGCTCGTCGATGCCGTGAACGATGTGCTTGATGTCGATCCCGGGGCCATTGAACCTCGCCCTACCTTCGGCGCGCACATCCGCGCCGACTTTATTGCCGGCATGATCAAGCGAGACGAGCGCTTTGTGATTGCGTTGGCGATCGAGCAGATCCTTTCCGGAGACGAGTTGGCAGGCCTCGCGGCGCTGCAGGAATCCGAAACGGCTTGA
- a CDS encoding STAS domain-containing protein has protein sequence MPLTALAEGESAQFRLDGELTIFHAAELKDVLLAALGEGGGPPLTIDLSGVDELDTAGVQLLLLAKREAARHGRALAYSGHSPAVISVLELLDLAGTLGDPVLIPNASR, from the coding sequence ATGCCGCTGACCGCGTTAGCCGAAGGTGAAAGCGCCCAGTTCCGCCTCGATGGCGAACTCACCATCTTTCATGCAGCAGAACTCAAGGATGTGCTGCTTGCCGCACTCGGCGAGGGCGGCGGCCCGCCGCTGACCATCGATCTGTCCGGCGTCGACGAACTCGATACCGCAGGCGTGCAGCTGCTGCTGCTCGCCAAGCGCGAGGCGGCGCGGCACGGCCGGGCACTCGCCTACAGCGGCCACAGCCCGGCGGTGATCTCAGTACTGGAGCTTCTCGACCTGGCGGGCACGCTGGGCGATCCGGTGCTCATTCCCAACGCTAGCCGCTGA
- a CDS encoding chemotaxis protein CheA, with the protein MDMDNARDALVQEARELLAAMEMALMQIEAEGASSEAINAIFRAAHTIKGSAGLFAFERIVSFTHVAESVLDKVRNGSLPLDTNLLSLLLECGDYIGELVDAIAARREEEEPDPVKRGRLEVSLNALLGVTAAAHPAVHAMGAAADTAQIEVDDGSAVSSDNWHLSLRFSPDVLRNGMDPLSFLRYLGTIGRIVHIVTLPDALPDARVMDPEACYLGFEVDFASDADRQTIEGVFEFVREDSEIRILPPHGKIAEYIGLIQSLAEPAGRLGEILVKGGALTPSELDNVLAQQAAEPVPAKPLGTLLVEQDKVPQAVVAAALTKQKQGEEKRTQEQKFIKVEVSKLDALIDLVGELVIAGAAANLVAHREKHARFEEATQSISSLVEQIRDAALTLRMVPIGEVFQRFPRVVRDISRELGKEIQLLVTGADTELDKSMVEKLSDPLMHIVRNAMDHGIESKEARVMAGKAVEGTLRLNAYHESGSIVIEVSDDGRGLDRDRILAKAIERGLVSAEQQLSDGEIYRLIFEPGFSTAEQVTNLSGRGVGMDVVKKNIESLRGEVEIVSRQGQGTTVRIRLPLTLAIIDGFQVMVGDSQFVIPLELVIECIDISSHDMRHNIVKLRGEPLPFVRLRELFDLPEAEHVRESLVVVQYGQQRAGLVVDKLLGEFQAVIKPLGLLFGEVKGISGSTILGDGRVALILDVPHLVQRTMRAKVAQLARSLS; encoded by the coding sequence ATGGACATGGACAACGCACGCGACGCGCTGGTGCAGGAGGCGCGCGAACTCTTGGCCGCCATGGAAATGGCGCTGATGCAGATCGAGGCCGAAGGGGCCAGCAGCGAGGCGATCAACGCGATCTTCCGCGCCGCGCACACCATCAAGGGCTCGGCCGGGCTGTTTGCATTCGAGCGCATCGTCAGCTTCACCCATGTGGCCGAGAGCGTACTCGACAAGGTGCGCAACGGTAGCCTGCCGCTTGATACCAACCTGCTGTCGCTGCTGCTCGAATGTGGCGACTACATTGGCGAGCTGGTCGATGCCATTGCCGCCCGCCGCGAAGAGGAGGAGCCGGATCCGGTCAAGCGCGGCCGGCTGGAGGTCTCGCTCAACGCCCTGCTCGGCGTAACCGCGGCGGCCCATCCCGCCGTGCATGCCATGGGTGCAGCCGCCGACACCGCGCAGATCGAAGTGGACGACGGCAGCGCCGTCAGCAGCGACAACTGGCATCTTTCGCTGCGCTTCTCGCCCGACGTGTTGCGCAACGGCATGGACCCGCTGTCCTTCCTGCGCTACCTCGGCACCATCGGCCGTATCGTCCATATCGTCACGCTGCCGGATGCATTGCCCGATGCGCGGGTGATGGACCCGGAAGCGTGTTACCTCGGCTTCGAGGTGGACTTCGCTTCGGACGCCGATCGCCAGACCATCGAGGGCGTGTTCGAGTTCGTGCGCGAGGACAGCGAGATCCGCATCCTGCCGCCGCACGGCAAGATCGCCGAATACATCGGCCTGATCCAGTCGTTGGCCGAGCCGGCCGGGCGGCTCGGTGAAATTCTGGTCAAGGGCGGCGCGCTGACGCCGTCCGAGCTCGACAACGTGCTGGCGCAGCAGGCCGCCGAGCCGGTGCCGGCCAAGCCGCTCGGCACGCTGCTGGTCGAGCAGGACAAGGTGCCGCAGGCCGTGGTGGCCGCGGCGCTCACCAAGCAGAAACAGGGCGAGGAAAAGCGTACCCAGGAGCAGAAGTTCATCAAGGTCGAGGTCAGCAAGCTCGATGCGCTGATCGATCTTGTCGGCGAGCTGGTGATTGCCGGTGCCGCTGCCAACCTGGTGGCCCACCGTGAGAAACACGCGCGTTTCGAGGAGGCCACCCAAAGCATTTCCAGCCTGGTCGAGCAGATCCGCGATGCCGCGCTGACGCTGCGCATGGTGCCGATCGGCGAAGTGTTCCAGCGCTTCCCGCGCGTGGTGCGCGACATCTCGCGCGAGCTTGGCAAGGAAATCCAGCTGCTGGTGACTGGCGCCGACACCGAGCTCGACAAATCGATGGTCGAAAAGCTGTCCGATCCGTTGATGCACATCGTGCGCAATGCGATGGACCACGGCATCGAGAGCAAGGAAGCGCGGGTGATGGCCGGCAAGGCGGTGGAGGGCACGCTCCGGCTCAACGCCTACCACGAGTCCGGCAGCATCGTGATCGAGGTCTCCGACGATGGTCGTGGCCTGGATCGCGACCGCATCCTGGCCAAGGCCATCGAGCGCGGCCTCGTCAGTGCCGAGCAGCAGTTGTCCGATGGCGAGATCTACCGGCTGATCTTCGAGCCGGGCTTCTCCACGGCCGAGCAGGTCACCAACCTGTCCGGTCGCGGCGTGGGCATGGACGTGGTGAAGAAGAATATCGAATCGCTGCGCGGCGAGGTGGAGATCGTCAGCCGCCAGGGCCAGGGCACCACGGTGCGCATCCGCCTGCCGCTGACGCTCGCCATCATCGATGGCTTCCAGGTCATGGTCGGCGATTCGCAGTTCGTGATCCCGCTCGAGCTCGTGATCGAGTGCATCGACATCAGCAGCCACGACATGCGGCACAACATCGTCAAGCTGCGCGGCGAGCCCTTGCCCTTCGTGCGGTTGCGCGAGCTGTTCGATCTGCCCGAAGCCGAGCACGTGCGCGAGAGCCTCGTCGTCGTGCAATACGGCCAGCAGCGCGCCGGCCTTGTCGTCGACAAGCTGTTGGGCGAATTTCAGGCAGTGATCAAGCCGCTTGGCCTGCTGTTCGGCGAGGTCAAGGGCATCAGCGGCTCGACCATCCTCGGCGACGGTCGCGTGGCGCTGATCCTCGACGTGCCGCATCTCGTACAAAGAACCATGCGCGCCAAGGTGGCGCAGCTGGCACGCAGCCTGTCCTAG